A window of the Bdellovibrionales bacterium CG10_big_fil_rev_8_21_14_0_10_45_34 genome harbors these coding sequences:
- a CDS encoding BolA family transcriptional regulator: MNPSFIKDKIQNELTPTQLKVTDLTGAGDHFEVVIQADCLKGLSRIQQHMKIMKLFDDELQSGELHLLTIKVIQ; the protein is encoded by the coding sequence ATGAACCCTTCATTTATCAAAGACAAAATCCAGAATGAACTCACTCCAACTCAGCTTAAGGTCACCGATCTAACTGGGGCGGGAGATCACTTTGAGGTGGTAATACAGGCGGACTGCCTAAAGGGTTTAAGCCGCATTCAGCAGCATATGAAGATCATGAAACTCTTTGATGATGAACTTCAATCCGGCGAGCTTCACCTGCTAACTATTAAAGTCA
- a CDS encoding HNH endonuclease, producing MAVKTQKEKQKARELRQSQWWKQQLAKGVCFYCEKTFAPNELTMDHKIPLSRGGRSTKGNIVPCCKDCNNKKTYLTPAEIVLAGLQNDAQKKGT from the coding sequence ATGGCTGTAAAAACCCAAAAAGAAAAGCAGAAGGCGAGGGAGCTCAGGCAGAGTCAGTGGTGGAAGCAACAGCTGGCAAAAGGGGTTTGTTTTTATTGTGAAAAGACATTTGCTCCGAATGAGCTGACCATGGACCACAAAATACCGCTCTCTAGAGGCGGAAGATCAACAAAGGGCAACATCGTGCCCTGTTGTAAAGACTGTAATAATAAAAAAACCTATCTCACCCCCGCAGAAATCGTCTTAGCGGGGCTACAAAACGACGCTCAGAAAAAAGGCACCTAA
- a CDS encoding DNA topoisomerase VI subunit B: MATQQITTSSTAEYFAKNLQQVGFSSPTKAVLTTLKEAVDNSLDACEVAEILPELRIEISKVGPGAQKNTDLIRLLIEDNGPGIEQDDLLMVYGEYLASSKFGRGQCTRGQQGIGISAATTWAQLTNAKGARVISKTKRMKKAIEALIDVDIKKNKGVFREKKTIDWDRPHGVLVEFMLDGRVQLNGDGGLMTYLEGTTLVNPHLTLVYKLLDADEVRVERVSEKVPLIPTAVAPHPHTLKLGEFMTHAHLFGKVPLRKFLKTGFTRLTDATITELNKKGIPKALFEKSVNALSEAQFKSIYQTLQDTELVPPSTKSVLSVGEDALAQSILRLGDVDFFSVVTRKPRICDSKPVSVEVALARFKNRGSEDQPLQVLRFANRVPLQFDKAGCAITKAIETVNWRSYGLNQPRNSVPLGPYVFAISVVSPFIKFKNASKETVDASEELVEEIRRACMQAGQKLSRHIRKEVKEADLEKKLQHIEKFGPMLVEGLVRILGASPAREKRAEEGLMKILGRDAAAAEKDLSQADEKLESLRVAQQAIRAKFNATFGDDSGGEEYSESDVISDDGIVNSKVARDVIDVEKVAKQALGKKQSKGKSPATKTPTTKTPSKKSSQGAKRGKK, translated from the coding sequence TTGGCAACACAGCAAATTACAACCAGTTCAACAGCAGAATATTTCGCAAAAAACCTTCAGCAAGTCGGTTTTTCGTCTCCCACGAAAGCTGTGCTTACAACCTTGAAAGAGGCTGTAGACAACTCTTTGGACGCGTGCGAAGTGGCAGAAATACTCCCCGAGCTGCGCATTGAGATCTCAAAAGTCGGCCCAGGCGCGCAGAAAAACACAGACTTGATAAGGCTTCTCATTGAGGACAACGGCCCTGGAATCGAGCAAGACGACCTTTTAATGGTATATGGCGAGTATTTGGCCTCCTCAAAGTTTGGGCGAGGGCAATGTACACGCGGCCAGCAGGGGATCGGGATTTCGGCAGCAACCACCTGGGCCCAACTCACCAACGCCAAGGGTGCCCGAGTCATTAGCAAAACCAAACGCATGAAAAAGGCCATTGAAGCCCTTATAGATGTTGATATCAAAAAAAATAAGGGAGTCTTTCGAGAAAAAAAGACGATCGATTGGGATAGGCCTCACGGCGTCCTTGTAGAGTTTATGCTCGATGGCCGTGTGCAGCTGAACGGCGATGGTGGGCTGATGACCTATCTTGAGGGCACGACCCTTGTGAACCCTCATTTGACCTTAGTTTATAAGCTTCTAGATGCCGACGAGGTTCGCGTTGAAAGAGTCAGCGAAAAAGTGCCCTTGATACCCACGGCGGTAGCACCGCACCCGCATACGCTAAAACTTGGCGAATTTATGACTCATGCTCATTTGTTTGGCAAAGTGCCGCTCAGGAAGTTCTTGAAAACAGGCTTTACTCGATTAACTGACGCAACAATTACAGAGCTCAATAAGAAAGGGATACCTAAGGCCCTCTTTGAAAAGTCCGTTAATGCGCTCTCCGAAGCGCAATTCAAATCGATTTACCAGACCCTACAAGACACCGAGCTTGTACCGCCGAGTACAAAATCGGTTCTGTCAGTAGGAGAAGACGCTCTGGCTCAAAGTATTTTGCGTTTAGGCGATGTAGATTTCTTTAGCGTTGTTACCAGAAAACCTCGCATTTGTGATTCTAAGCCCGTCTCTGTAGAAGTGGCGCTTGCTAGGTTTAAGAATCGTGGTTCAGAAGACCAGCCGCTTCAAGTGCTTCGCTTTGCGAACCGCGTTCCTTTGCAGTTTGACAAAGCGGGTTGCGCCATCACTAAGGCAATTGAAACGGTAAACTGGCGCTCATACGGACTCAATCAGCCAAGAAACTCTGTGCCGCTTGGGCCCTATGTTTTTGCCATTAGTGTGGTTTCTCCGTTTATTAAGTTTAAGAATGCCTCAAAAGAAACGGTTGATGCGAGCGAAGAGCTTGTTGAAGAGATTCGCCGAGCGTGTATGCAGGCAGGTCAAAAACTTAGTCGGCACATTCGAAAAGAGGTCAAAGAAGCAGATCTTGAGAAAAAGCTTCAACACATAGAAAAATTTGGCCCGATGCTTGTTGAAGGGCTAGTGCGAATTTTAGGAGCTTCACCGGCTAGAGAAAAGCGCGCTGAAGAGGGTCTTATGAAGATTTTAGGGCGCGATGCTGCGGCCGCTGAAAAGGATCTCTCTCAAGCCGATGAAAAGTTAGAATCACTGAGAGTGGCACAACAAGCTATTCGCGCTAAATTCAACGCGACATTTGGCGATGACAGCGGTGGCGAGGAATACTCCGAGTCTGACGTGATCAGCGATGATGGGATTGTTAACAGCAAAGTAGCTCGCGATGTCATTGATGTTGAAAAGGTAGCCAAACAGGCTTTGGGCAAAAAACAATCAAAGGGTAAGTCGCCTGCAACAAAGACGCCGACAACAAAGACACCGAGTAAAAAAAGCTCTCAAGGGGCTAAGCGAGGCAAAAAGTAA
- a CDS encoding peptidylprolyl isomerase, which produces MKSKILGSLLALTLTSLVGCTDKEEKAETKDEAAAPVTKTEDAPTTLQSKDVKVGEGDEAKSGDKVKVHYVGTLMDGTKFDSSRDRNEPFEFDIGKGMVIKGWDEGVAGMKKGGVRELVIPPSLGYGDQAVGPIPANSTLKFEVELVEIVK; this is translated from the coding sequence ATGAAAAGCAAGATCTTGGGCTCATTACTAGCGCTAACTTTAACTTCGCTAGTGGGCTGCACAGACAAAGAAGAAAAAGCGGAAACTAAAGACGAAGCAGCAGCTCCAGTAACCAAAACTGAGGACGCACCGACTACTTTACAAAGTAAAGACGTCAAAGTTGGCGAGGGCGACGAAGCTAAATCTGGAGACAAAGTAAAAGTTCACTACGTTGGAACCTTGATGGATGGAACAAAATTTGATTCCTCACGGGACCGTAACGAGCCTTTTGAATTTGATATTGGCAAAGGCATGGTCATTAAAGGTTGGGACGAAGGCGTTGCCGGAATGAAAAAAGGTGGAGTGAGAGAGTTAGTTATCCCGCCATCTTTGGGCTATGGTGATCAGGCTGTTGGGCCCATCCCTGCCAATTCAACTCTTAAGTTTGAAGTCGAACTTGTAGAGATCGTAAAATAG